A single Elaeis guineensis isolate ETL-2024a chromosome 15, EG11, whole genome shotgun sequence DNA region contains:
- the LOC105061494 gene encoding LOW QUALITY PROTEIN: superoxide dismutase [Cu-Zn]-like (The sequence of the model RefSeq protein was modified relative to this genomic sequence to represent the inferred CDS: inserted 1 base in 1 codon): MSSRLPPTSLSPRPSLRALGHLPPPRAPGHLLPPQALDLEPPAASHLLEPPAASLLPEPLTASHPTLHGFHXHALGDTTNSCMSTGSEPHFNPTGKEHGAAPKDENCYAGDFGNVTSGEDGIVNFSIVDKQISLSGSNFIIGRAVVVHADPDDLEKDKLYSLDTLVNYMFH, translated from the exons ATGAGCTCCCGATTACCTCCCACCTCCCTGAGCCCCCGACCGTCTCTCCGAGCCCTCGGCCACCTcccgcctccccgagcccccggCCATCTCCTGCCTCCCCAAGCCCTCGATCTCGAGCCCCCAGCTGCCTCTCACCTTCTCGAGCCCCCAGCTGCCTCCCTTCTCCCCGAGCCCCTGACCGCGAGCCACCCAACT CTTCATGGATTCC GTCATGCTCTTGGTGACACCACCAATAGTTGTATGTCTACTGGTAGCGA gCCGCATTTTAATCCTACTGGGAAGGAACATGGGGCAGCACCTAAAGATGAGAACTGCTATGCTGGTGATTTTGGAAATGTGACTTCTGGTGAAGATG GAATTGTTAATTTTAGTATTGTTGACAAGCag ATTTCTCTCAGTGGATCAAATTTCATTATTGGAAGGGCTGTTGTTGTCCATGCTGATCCTGATGACCTCGAAAAGGATAAACTTTACTCCTTAGATACTCTTGTTAATTATATGTTTCATTAA